One segment of Setaria viridis chromosome 4, Setaria_viridis_v4.0, whole genome shotgun sequence DNA contains the following:
- the LOC117853639 gene encoding LOW QUALITY PROTEIN: probable F-box protein At4g22165 (The sequence of the model RefSeq protein was modified relative to this genomic sequence to represent the inferred CDS: deleted 1 base in 1 codon), with protein MATLYPDWAGLPQEMVATVMRALDIPDLFRAGTVCSSWYAAYSDVRRVRIPITDAAPCLLYSARDNGDASDATLYSPSSGGKAFKVRLPDPPLGSRALVGSSHGWLAAADEASNLHLVNPLTGAQVALPPVMALYHVESSVDEQGSLEYSVQEGEDPDDPVRYPAQKLRLFLYYKVAMSCSPSKVRDRIVLLLHRPDGQISFAHIGDDKWTQITDPNSKWDSGYRDALYNKNDGLFCVLSFDGSMLTLDLSDPSSPVAKDIVLAADRWFFSFHSAKRV; from the exons ATGGCGACGTTGTACCCGGATTGGGCGGGCCTTCCCCAGGAGATGGTGGCGACGGTGATGCGGGCGCTGGACATCCCTGACCTGTTCCGCGCCGGCACCGTCTGCTCCTCCTGGTACGCCGCCTACTCCGACGTCCGCCGCGTCCGCATCCCCATCACGGACGCGGCACCATGCCTCCTCTACTCGGCTCGCGACAACGGCGACGCCAGCGACGCCACGCTCTACAGCCCCTCGAGCGGCGGCAAGGCGTTCAAGGTCCGCCTGCCGGACCCGCCGCTGGGCAGCCGCGCGCTGGTCGGGTCCTCGCACGGCTGGCTCGCCGCAGCCGACGAGGCGTCCAACCTCCACCTCGTCAACCCCCTGACGGGCGCGCAGGTCGCGCTCCCGCCCGTCATGGCGCTCTACCATGTCGAGAGCTCTGTGGATGAACAGGGGAGTCTCGAATACAGCGTCCAGGAGGGCGAGGACCCCGACGACCCGGTTCGGTACCCGGCACAGAAGCTGCGCCTGTTCTTGTACTACAAGGTGGCCATGTCCTGCAGCCCCTCCAAGGTGAGGGACCGCATCGTCCTGCTCCTGCACCGACCGGATGGTCAGATATCCTTTGCCCACATCGGCGACGATAAGTGGACTCAGATCACCGACCCAAACTCT AAATGGGACAGCGGCTACCGCGACGCTCTCTACAACAAGAACGACGGATTGTTCTGCGTGCTAAGCTTCGATGGCTCTATGCTTACCTTGGATCTGAGCGACCCTTCTTCTCCGGTCGCAAAGGATATTGTGCTGGCGGCGGACCGTTGGTTTTTCAGTTTTCACAGCGCCAAGCGTGTGTGA
- the LOC117851999 gene encoding AT-hook motif nuclear-localized protein 27, with the protein MASSKWWEQAALDFPPPQHQAVAMPALATAPAPAAAAAATGASPEGKQQGQQQPGAIVPLRRPRGRPLGSKNKPKPPVIITRDSPDALHSHVLEVAPGADVSACVAEYARRRGRGVCVLGASGAVADVAVRGAAAPLRGRFELLSVTGTVLPPPAPPEASGLAVLLSAGQGQVVGGCVVGPLVAAGPVTVFAATFANAVYERLPLPDAPDADVKPDLSTATSAGHEVQPPQLPLAPPSQHQPPAMGGAGGYADHRSPPYPWGGGV; encoded by the coding sequence ATGGCCAGCAGCAAGTGGTGGGAGCAGGCGGCACTCGacttcccgccgccgcagcaccagGCGGTGGCCATGCCGGCGCtggccacggcgccggcgcccgcggccgcggccgcggcgaccgGCGCCTCACCGGAGGGCAAGCAGCAGGGCCAGCAGCAGCCGGGCGCCATCGTGCCGCTgcggaggccgcgggggcggcCGCTGGGGAGCAAGAACAAGCCCAAGCCGCCGGTGATCATCACACGCGACAGCCCCGACGCGCTCCACTCGCACGTCCTCGAGGTGGCGCCGGGCGCCGACGTGTCCGCGTGCGTCGCCGAGTacgcgcgccgccgtggccgcggcgtCTGCGTCCTGGGCGCGTCGGGCGCCGTCGCGGACGTCGCcgtgcgcggcgccgccgcgccgctccggGGCCGGTTCGAGCTCCTCTCCGTCACGGGCACCGTGctgccgcccccggcgccgcccgaggCGTCGGGCCTCGCCGTCCTGCTCTCCGCCGGGCAGGGCCAGGTCGTCGGCGGCTGCGTCGTGGggccgctcgtcgccgcgggGCCCGTCACCGTCTTCGCCGCCACCTTCGCCAACGCCGTCTACGAGCGCCTCCCGCTACCCGACGCCCCCGACGCCGACGTCAAGCCCGAcctctccaccgccacctcggCGGGGCATGAGGTACAGCCGCCGCAGCTGCCGTTGGCCCCGCCCTCCCAGCACCAACCTCCGGccatgggcggcgccggcggctacgccgaccaccgctcgccgccgtacCCGTGGGGAGGCGGCGTGTGA
- the LOC117853112 gene encoding cinnamoyl-CoA reductase 1: MEAAGKSVCVTGAGGFIASWLVKLLLSRGHYAVRGTVRDPGASKNAHLKALEGAGERLKLLKADLLDYNSVASAVAGCEGVFHVASPVPSGRSSNPEVEVIGPAVTGTTNVLKACYEAKVRRVVVVSSVAAVLSNPNWPKGKPFDENCWSDEEYCRKNEDWYYLSKTRAEREAFAYAAKTGLDVVTICPSLVFGPLMQPTVNSSSKLLFNYFKGDRETVENRLRNIVDVRDVADALFMAYEKPEASGRYICNSPPIKVSDMINILKNLYPTYRYPKNFEEVEESSVYSFEKLQKLGWTFRPVEETLRDSVESYKAFGFLN; the protein is encoded by the exons atggaggcggcggggaagaGCGTGTGCGTGACCGGCGCGGGCGGCTTCATCGCGTCGTGGCTCGTcaagctcctcctctcccgggGCCACTACGCGGTGCGCGGAACCGTGCGCGACCCTG GTGCTAGCAAGAATGCTCATCTCAAGGCGCTGGAAGGTGCTGGGGAAAGGTTGAAGCTTCTCAAAGCTGATTTGTTGGACTACAACAGCGTTGCATCAGCAGTTGCCGGTTGTGAGGGTGTCTTCCATGTAGCTAGCCCTGTCCCCTCTGGTCGATCCTCCAACCCTGAG GTGGAGGTCATAGGTCCTGCTGTAACAGGCACTACCAATGTGTTAAAGGCTTGCTATGAGGCGAAAGTAAGGCGAGTTGTGGTGGTGTCATCAGTTGCAGCTGTGCTCAGTAATCCTAACTGGCCTAAGGGCAAGCCCTTCGATGAAAACTGCTGGTCAGATGAGGAGTACTGCAGGAAGAATGAG GACTGGTATTACCTTTCCAAAACTCGAGCAGAACGTGAGGCTTTTGCTTATGCAGCAAAAACGGGGCTGGATGTTGTAACTATCTGCCCGTCATTGGTATTTGGACCATTAATGCAGCCTACAGTAAATTCGAGCAGTAAACTCCTCTTTAATTATTTTAAAG GAGATCGTGAGACTGTTGAAAATAGACTCAGAAATATTGTGGATGTTCGGGATGTTGCTGATGCTCTTTTTATGGCATACGAAAAACCAGAGGCATCTGGACGATACATCTGCAATTCACCTCCGATAAAAGTTTCTGATATGATAAACATATTGAAGAATTTATACCCAACTTACCGTTATCCCAAAAA CTTTGAGGAAGTGGAAGAGAGCTCAGTATACAGTTTTGAGAAACTTCAGAAGCTAGGATGGACCTTCAGGCCTGTAGAGGAAACCCTCCGTGACAGCGTCGAATCCTACAAAGCATTTGGCTTTCTGAACTGA
- the LOC117853114 gene encoding cinnamoyl-CoA reductase 1, whose protein sequence is MEAAAKSVCVTGAGGFVASWLVKLLLSRGHYTVRGTVRDPGASKNAHLKVLEGAEKRLQLLKADLLDYNRLASAVSGCVGVFHVASPVPSGRSSNPEVEVIGPAVTGTANVLKACYEAKVGRVVVVSSISAVSNNPNWPKGKAFDEDSWSDEEYCRKNEDWYNLSKTLAEREAFAYAGKTGLDIVTICPSLVLGPLMQSTINASSKILLNYLKGDRDTVENKLRNIVDVRDVADALLLAYEKPEASGRYICSSHPIKVSDMINILKNLYPTYPYPKNFMEVEENTVNNSEKLQKLGWTFRPIEETLRDSVESYKAFGLLN, encoded by the exons atggaggcggcggcgaagagcgTGTGCGTGACCGGCGCGGGCGGCTTCGTCGCGTCGTGGCTCGTgaagctcctcctctcccgggGCCACTATACTGTCCGCGGCACCGTGCGCGACCCTG GTGCTAGCAAGAATGCTCATCTCAAGGTGCTGGAAGGTGCTGAAAAAAGGTTGCAACTTCTCAAAGCTGATTTGTTGGACTACAACAGACTTGCATCAGCAGTTTCCGGCTGCGTGGGTGTCTTCCATGTAGCTAGCCCTGTTCCCTCTGGTCGATCCTCCAACCCTGAG GTGGAGGTCATAGGTCCTGCTGTCACAGGCACTGCCAATGTGTTAAAGGCTTGCTATGAGGCGAAAGTTGGGCGAGTTGTGGTAGTGTCTTCTATTTCAGCTGTGTCCAATAATCCTAACTGGCCTAAGGGCAAGGCCTTTGATGAAGACAGCTGGTCAGATGAGGAGTACTGCAGGAAGAATGAG GACTGGTATAACCTTTCCAAAACTCTGGCAGAACGTGAGGCCTTTGCTTATGCAGGAAAAACGGGGCTGGATATTGTAACCATTTGCCCGTCATTGGTACTTGGACCCTTGATGCAGTCTACAATAAATGCAAGCAGTAAAATCCTCCTTAATTATTTAAAAG GAGATCGTGACACTGTTGAAAATAAACTCAGAAATATTGTGGATGTTCGTGATGTTGCTGATGCTCTTCTTCTAGCATACGAAAAACCAGAGGCATCTGGAAGATACATCTGCAGTTCACATCCAATAAAAGTTTCTGACATGATAAACATATTGAAGAACTTATATCCAACTTACCCTTATCCCAAAAA TTTTATGGAAGTGGAAGAGAACACGGTGAACAATTCTGAGAAACTTCAGAAGCTAGGATGGACCTTCAGGCCTATAGAGGAAACCCTCCGTGACAGCGTCGAATCCTACAAAGCATTTGGCCTCCTGAATTGA